From the Caldalkalibacillus thermarum genome, one window contains:
- the carB gene encoding carbamoyl-phosphate synthase large subunit, protein MPRRKDIKKIMVIGSGPIVIGQAAEFDYAGTQACQALKEEGYEVVLVNSNPATIMTDTNMADKVYLEPLTLEFVARIIRQEKPDGLLPTLGGQTGLNLAVELAQSGVLEEENVELLGTNLAAIQQAEDREQFRALMQKIGEPIPESAIIHSMEEAEQFVHKIGYPVIIRPAYTLGGTGGGIAEDDTSLKEIVSTGLKYSPVGQCLIEKSIAGYKEIEYEVMRDASGTCITVCNMENIDPVGIHTGDSIVVAPSQTLSDRDYQMLRTSALNIISALKIEGGCNVQFALDPESDQYYVIEVNPRVSRSSALASKATGYPIAKLAAKIAVGYRLHELKNPVTGQTFASFEPALDYVVTKIPRWPFDKFSSANRQLGTQMKATGEVMAIGRTLEESLLKAVRSLEIGACHLELDTLKAASVEELEEKCRRADDERIFAVAEAFRRQVALETVREWTQIDPFFLSKIKQLVELEHRLAKQPFNLDLLQEAKQKGVTDRKIAQLWGTTEPEVRLFRQQAGLRPVYKMVDTCAAEFESATPYYYSTYEQENEVPQTTGKKIVVLGSGPIRIGQGIEFDYSSVHGVWAIKEAGYEAIIINNNPETVSTDFNTSDKLYFEPLYPEDVLHVIEQEQPEGVIVQFGGQTAINLAKALATAGVRILGTAMEQIDTAEDREKFERLLERLHIPQPPGRTVTSVEDAVSAAKELGYPVLVRPSYVLGGRAMEIVYNQEELLTYMQEAVKVTPDHPVLIDRYLLGKEVEVDAVSDGQHVLIPGIMEHIERAGVHSGDSIAVYPPQSLSEATKQTIVEVTTQLARGLEIKGLLNIQFVLHEGRVYVLEVNPRASRTVPFLSKITGVPMANLATKVILGATLPELGYEGGYWPEDQLVSVKVPVFSFAKLRRVDIHLGPEMKSTGEVMGRDVSLEKALYKGLLAAGMSIPSHGSVLFTVADKDKEEAVVLARRFWHLGFKLLATEGTARRLLQEGLPVTMVNKVNEEGPTLLDRIRKGEVSFIINTLTKGKQPARDGFRIRREAVENGVVVFTSLDTATAMLQVLESITFATMPMPALNLSQPEKRGVAHV, encoded by the coding sequence ATGCCACGTAGAAAAGATATCAAGAAAATCATGGTGATCGGTTCCGGGCCGATTGTGATCGGCCAGGCGGCAGAATTCGACTACGCCGGCACCCAAGCTTGTCAAGCTTTAAAAGAAGAAGGCTACGAGGTGGTTCTGGTTAACAGCAACCCGGCCACCATCATGACCGATACCAACATGGCCGATAAAGTCTATCTTGAACCGCTCACCCTGGAATTTGTTGCCCGCATCATCCGCCAAGAGAAACCGGACGGCTTGCTGCCCACTCTGGGAGGGCAGACAGGATTAAATTTGGCTGTGGAACTGGCCCAATCAGGCGTGTTGGAAGAGGAAAATGTGGAGTTGTTGGGAACCAATTTGGCAGCGATTCAGCAGGCGGAAGACCGGGAACAATTCAGGGCTTTGATGCAGAAAATTGGTGAGCCCATCCCGGAAAGTGCCATTATCCACTCCATGGAAGAAGCAGAACAGTTTGTGCACAAGATCGGTTATCCAGTCATTATCCGGCCCGCTTACACCCTGGGTGGAACGGGCGGAGGCATTGCCGAAGACGACACCAGTTTAAAGGAGATCGTTTCTACCGGTCTGAAATATTCACCGGTTGGCCAATGTCTGATTGAAAAGAGCATCGCCGGTTATAAGGAGATCGAATACGAAGTGATGCGCGATGCTTCAGGCACCTGCATTACAGTATGTAACATGGAAAACATTGATCCGGTGGGAATCCATACAGGAGACAGCATTGTTGTGGCCCCCAGCCAGACGCTGTCTGACCGGGATTACCAGATGCTGCGCACCTCTGCCCTGAACATTATTTCCGCCTTAAAAATTGAAGGCGGCTGCAACGTCCAGTTTGCCCTTGATCCGGAAAGTGATCAATACTACGTCATTGAAGTGAATCCCCGGGTCAGCCGTTCCTCCGCATTGGCTTCCAAAGCGACCGGCTATCCCATTGCCAAACTGGCGGCTAAAATTGCGGTAGGCTACCGCTTGCATGAATTGAAAAACCCGGTGACGGGACAAACCTTTGCCAGTTTTGAACCGGCCCTTGACTATGTGGTTACTAAAATCCCCCGCTGGCCATTTGACAAATTTTCATCCGCCAACCGTCAGCTGGGCACCCAGATGAAAGCCACAGGAGAAGTGATGGCCATCGGCCGCACCCTGGAAGAATCTCTGTTAAAAGCAGTGCGCTCTTTGGAAATCGGGGCCTGTCATCTGGAGCTGGACACGTTGAAAGCAGCCAGTGTGGAAGAGCTGGAAGAAAAGTGCCGACGGGCGGATGATGAGCGGATCTTTGCCGTGGCAGAAGCCTTCCGCCGCCAGGTCGCGTTGGAAACGGTGCGGGAATGGACACAAATTGACCCTTTCTTCCTGTCTAAAATCAAGCAGCTGGTGGAGCTGGAACACCGTTTAGCAAAACAACCTTTTAATCTCGATCTTTTGCAAGAAGCCAAGCAAAAAGGGGTAACAGACCGTAAAATCGCCCAACTGTGGGGCACGACCGAGCCAGAGGTACGCCTGTTTAGGCAACAGGCCGGCCTGAGGCCGGTCTATAAAATGGTGGATACTTGTGCCGCCGAGTTCGAATCGGCTACACCTTACTACTACTCCACCTATGAACAAGAGAACGAAGTGCCCCAGACGACAGGCAAGAAAATTGTGGTGCTTGGTTCTGGGCCGATCCGCATCGGCCAAGGGATTGAATTTGACTACTCCAGCGTTCATGGGGTGTGGGCCATTAAAGAAGCGGGCTATGAAGCGATCATTATCAATAACAATCCGGAAACCGTCTCAACGGACTTTAACACCTCGGATAAATTGTATTTTGAACCGCTGTATCCGGAAGATGTGCTGCATGTGATTGAACAGGAACAACCAGAAGGCGTCATTGTACAATTTGGGGGACAGACAGCCATCAACCTGGCTAAAGCTTTGGCCACAGCCGGGGTGCGCATTTTAGGCACCGCAATGGAACAAATCGATACGGCTGAAGACCGGGAAAAATTTGAACGATTGTTAGAACGCCTCCATATCCCACAACCGCCGGGGAGAACAGTCACCTCTGTGGAGGATGCTGTTTCTGCAGCCAAGGAGCTAGGTTATCCGGTGCTGGTCCGCCCCTCCTATGTGCTGGGAGGCCGGGCGATGGAGATTGTTTATAACCAGGAAGAGTTGCTCACTTATATGCAAGAGGCGGTCAAAGTGACGCCCGATCACCCTGTCCTGATTGACCGTTACCTATTAGGTAAAGAAGTGGAGGTCGATGCTGTCAGTGACGGGCAGCATGTGCTCATACCAGGAATCATGGAGCATATTGAACGGGCGGGTGTCCATTCCGGGGACTCTATCGCCGTCTACCCACCCCAATCCCTGTCCGAGGCAACAAAACAAACGATTGTGGAAGTGACGACCCAGCTGGCCAGAGGGTTGGAGATCAAAGGACTGCTGAACATCCAGTTTGTCTTGCATGAGGGGCGGGTTTATGTCCTGGAGGTCAATCCCCGGGCTTCCCGCACCGTGCCCTTCCTCAGCAAAATCACGGGTGTCCCCATGGCGAACCTGGCGACCAAAGTGATTCTGGGCGCCACCTTGCCGGAGTTAGGCTATGAGGGGGGTTACTGGCCTGAGGATCAGCTGGTGTCGGTCAAAGTGCCTGTCTTCTCCTTTGCCAAGTTGCGCCGGGTAGACATTCACCTCGGGCCCGAAATGAAATCCACTGGAGAAGTGATGGGCCGGGATGTTAGCTTGGAAAAAGCGTTGTATAAAGGATTATTGGCCGCAGGAATGTCCATCCCGTCCCACGGTTCAGTCCTGTTCACCGTAGCTGACAAAGATAAAGAGGAAGCCGTGGTGCTGGCCCGCCGCTTCTGGCACCTGGGCTTTAAACTGTTGGCCACAGAAGGCACAGCCCGCCGGCTGCTGCAGGAGGGACTGCCTGTAACCATGGTCAATAAAGTGAATGAAGAAGGACCTACCCTTTTGGACCGCATCCGCAAGGGAGAAGTCAGCTTCATTATCAATACCCTGACCAAAGGCAAACAGCCGGCACGGGATGGTTTCCGCATCAGACGGGAAGCGGTGGAAAACGGCGTGGTGGTCTTTACTTCCCTGGATACGGCGACCGCCATGTTGCAAGTGTTGGAATCGATCACCTTTGCCACCATGCCCATGCCAGCGCTCAATCTGTCCCAACCTGAGAAAAGGGGCGTTGCTCATGTCTAA
- a CDS encoding dihydroorotate dehydrogenase electron transfer subunit has translation MSKTIPQQPINPPRVPQVSLLTVTSNSPVARQVYQMTLKGDGVKAMVEPGQFVHMKCGSTVYPLLRRPLSICDVDKEKQELTIIYRVEGEGTRYLSRLQAGDTVDVLGPLGRGFPLKNRIEGERVLIVGGGVGVPPLYYLSKCLTKRGVEVTHILGFNSREDSFLTSAFEQLGETYVTSMDGSLGHKGMVTDMVERWAPDDWQAVYACGPLPMLKAVEQYWSGCPQTEVYLSLEQRMGCGVGACLACVCHTPDSATSYKKVCTDGPVFKLGEVML, from the coding sequence ATGTCTAAAACTATTCCCCAACAGCCGATAAACCCCCCCAGGGTTCCGCAGGTCTCTTTATTAACCGTAACCTCCAACAGTCCCGTTGCCCGGCAAGTGTACCAGATGACACTTAAAGGAGACGGAGTGAAAGCCATGGTTGAGCCCGGCCAATTTGTGCATATGAAATGCGGCTCGACAGTTTATCCCCTCTTAAGACGGCCGCTCAGCATTTGTGACGTAGATAAGGAAAAGCAGGAGCTGACCATCATTTACCGTGTTGAAGGAGAGGGAACAAGGTATCTGTCCCGTTTGCAAGCGGGAGATACAGTAGATGTGCTCGGGCCTTTGGGCCGTGGTTTTCCCTTGAAGAACAGGATAGAGGGAGAAAGGGTTCTGATCGTGGGAGGAGGCGTGGGCGTCCCCCCTCTCTATTACCTGTCCAAGTGTCTCACAAAACGGGGAGTGGAAGTGACTCATATCCTTGGTTTTAACAGCCGGGAAGACAGTTTTCTGACCAGTGCTTTCGAACAATTGGGGGAGACTTATGTCACCTCCATGGACGGAAGCTTGGGGCACAAAGGGATGGTCACCGATATGGTGGAGCGCTGGGCTCCGGATGACTGGCAGGCTGTCTATGCTTGCGGTCCGCTGCCCATGCTTAAGGCCGTTGAACAGTACTGGTCAGGCTGTCCCCAAACAGAGGTATATCTATCATTGGAGCAGCGCATGGGCTGCGGTGTAGGGGCTTGTCTGGCCTGCGTCTGTCACACGCCGGACTCAGCCACTTCCTACAAAAAAGTATGCACGGACGGACCTGTGTTTAAGTTGGGAGAGGTGATGCTATGA
- a CDS encoding dihydroorotate dehydrogenase: protein MTVKNKNRLEVQLGSIRLKNPVMPASGCFGFGREYSKFYALDCLGAIAIKATTKEPRFGNPTPRVAETPAGMLNAIGLQNPGLEAVLEQELPWLAEFDVPVIANIAGSTIDEYVDVAEKISTAPNVAALELNISCPNVKCGGITFGTDPQIAAHLTAAVKQVSTVPVFVKLSPNVGDIVAVAKAVEQAGADGLSMINTLLGMRIDLKTKRPILANGSGGLSGPAIKPVAIRMIYEVSQHVSIPIIGMGGIQSAEDVLEFFLAGASAVAIGTANFVDPYICPKIIDELEPLLDKLGVEHIQDLTGMGWKHDNTQA from the coding sequence ATGACTGTAAAAAACAAAAACCGCTTGGAAGTGCAGTTAGGCTCAATCCGTCTGAAAAACCCTGTCATGCCTGCCTCTGGCTGCTTTGGGTTTGGGCGGGAGTACAGCAAGTTTTATGCACTCGACTGTCTGGGCGCCATTGCGATTAAGGCGACCACCAAGGAGCCCAGGTTTGGCAACCCCACCCCCCGGGTGGCGGAAACGCCGGCCGGGATGTTAAATGCGATTGGCCTGCAAAACCCGGGGCTGGAGGCTGTCCTGGAGCAGGAGCTTCCCTGGCTGGCCGAGTTTGATGTTCCGGTCATCGCCAACATCGCTGGCTCAACAATAGATGAGTACGTTGATGTGGCTGAGAAGATCAGCACTGCTCCCAATGTGGCCGCTTTGGAACTGAATATCTCCTGTCCCAACGTCAAGTGCGGGGGTATCACCTTTGGCACCGATCCACAGATTGCCGCCCATTTGACTGCAGCGGTCAAACAGGTCTCAACAGTACCCGTATTCGTCAAACTGTCACCGAATGTGGGCGACATTGTGGCTGTTGCCAAAGCTGTGGAACAGGCAGGGGCCGATGGACTGAGCATGATCAACACCCTGTTGGGCATGCGCATTGATTTGAAAACGAAACGTCCCATTCTGGCCAATGGGAGTGGCGGATTGTCCGGACCGGCTATTAAACCGGTGGCCATCCGCATGATTTATGAAGTCAGCCAGCATGTGTCCATTCCCATCATCGGCATGGGTGGCATCCAGTCGGCCGAAGATGTGCTTGAATTTTTCCTGGCTGGCGCTTCGGCTGTGGCCATTGGCACGGCCAACTTTGTCGACCCCTATATTTGTCCCAAAATTATTGATGAACTAGAGCCCTTGCTGGACAAACTCGGTGTTGAGCACATTCAGGACTTAACGGGAATGGGGTGGAAGCATGACAACACACAAGCTTAA
- the pyrF gene encoding orotidine-5'-phosphate decarboxylase, producing the protein MTTHKLNPLIIALDVATGREAFGLVGQINAPDLFVKVGMQLFYSEGPALVHKLREQGIKIFVDLKLHDIPNTVKGAAEALAGMGISMLTVHCAGGRAMLEAVREGVEKGASLDERPLIVGVTQLTSTTEQVMNEEIGIPGSIEKAVLHYACLAQSSGLDGVVCAAKEVHLIKRTCGSSFITVTPGIRPAGSKRHDQARVASPQDALRLGSDFLVVGRAITQAKDPVAAYQAVIKEMNEVV; encoded by the coding sequence ATGACAACACACAAGCTTAACCCGCTCATCATTGCTTTAGATGTGGCTACTGGGCGTGAAGCGTTTGGTTTGGTTGGACAGATTAATGCTCCTGATTTGTTTGTCAAGGTGGGGATGCAGCTGTTTTACAGCGAAGGCCCTGCGTTGGTACACAAACTAAGGGAGCAGGGCATCAAGATTTTTGTTGATCTGAAACTGCACGATATCCCTAACACGGTGAAAGGGGCAGCAGAGGCCTTGGCCGGAATGGGGATCAGTATGTTAACTGTTCATTGTGCCGGAGGCCGGGCTATGCTGGAGGCGGTACGGGAAGGCGTAGAGAAAGGTGCCTCACTGGATGAACGGCCGCTCATCGTCGGTGTGACCCAATTAACGAGCACCACTGAGCAAGTGATGAATGAAGAAATTGGCATACCCGGTTCCATTGAAAAAGCTGTGCTCCATTATGCCTGTCTGGCCCAAAGTTCAGGATTAGACGGGGTGGTGTGTGCAGCCAAAGAAGTGCATCTGATCAAGCGCACCTGCGGTTCCTCTTTTATCACCGTGACACCGGGTATTCGGCCTGCCGGAAGCAAGCGGCACGATCAAGCCAGGGTAGCTTCCCCACAAGACGCACTGCGTCTGGGCAGTGATTTTCTGGTTGTGGGGCGGGCGATAACCCAGGCGAAAGATCCTGTGGCAGCCTATCAAGCTGTGATTAAAGAAATGAACGAGGTGGTCTAG
- the pyrE gene encoding orotate phosphoribosyltransferase: MKENIAEALLSIGAVELSPQQPFTWSSGIKSPIYCDNRLTMSYPELRNKIADGLVTLINAHYDQPTVIVGTATAGIPHAAWVAERMNLPMAYVRSKAKSHGKQNQIEGVIAAQDRAVVVEDLISTGESALRVAEALRQAGAEVLGVVAIFSYELKQAQRAFQEAGISYISLSDYPTLLRVARQKGVLTEEELCKLKGWNPEIPVSNETL, encoded by the coding sequence ATGAAAGAAAACATAGCCGAAGCGTTACTATCCATCGGTGCAGTTGAACTGAGTCCCCAACAACCTTTTACCTGGTCCTCCGGCATCAAATCTCCCATTTATTGTGACAACCGCCTGACCATGTCTTACCCTGAGTTAAGAAACAAAATCGCCGACGGCCTGGTGACGCTGATCAATGCCCATTATGACCAGCCCACTGTCATTGTAGGCACTGCTACTGCTGGCATTCCCCATGCTGCCTGGGTGGCTGAACGGATGAACCTGCCCATGGCTTATGTCCGTTCCAAAGCCAAAAGCCACGGTAAACAAAACCAGATCGAGGGTGTGATTGCTGCCCAAGACAGAGCTGTTGTCGTAGAAGACTTAATTTCTACCGGAGAGAGTGCCCTGAGGGTAGCGGAAGCGCTTCGTCAAGCAGGAGCGGAAGTTCTGGGGGTGGTTGCTATTTTCTCCTATGAGTTAAAGCAGGCTCAGCGGGCCTTCCAAGAAGCAGGTATTTCCTATATCAGTTTAAGTGATTATCCCACTTTGCTCAGGGTCGCACGGCAAAAAGGAGTGTTAACAGAAGAAGAATTATGTAAACTTAAAGGCTGGAATCCGGAGATACCTGTTTCAAATGAAACACTTTAA
- a CDS encoding CapA family protein encodes MRTKWLIITLIVAVLATGCAWLQRQETPGADKLQIETQENQQFEQRHVGREDPDSIEEAPKDPQNKASLSVNELRIMVVGDIMMHLPQIEAGKTAGGYDFFPFFEKVQPLFEQADLVLGNLETTFGGPERGYSGYPLFSAPDELAENLKQAGFDVITTANNHALDSGEQGVIRTIETLEAAGLQSTGTFRCCPWTKC; translated from the coding sequence ATGCGAACAAAATGGTTAATCATCACTTTAATTGTGGCTGTTTTGGCTACCGGGTGCGCTTGGCTTCAACGGCAAGAGACACCTGGGGCGGATAAGCTGCAAATAGAAACACAAGAGAATCAGCAATTTGAGCAACGCCATGTTGGAAGAGAAGATCCAGACAGCATTGAAGAAGCACCAAAGGATCCTCAAAACAAGGCATCCCTTTCAGTTAATGAACTGCGTATCATGGTTGTGGGGGATATCATGATGCATTTGCCCCAGATCGAAGCGGGCAAAACGGCGGGGGGATACGATTTCTTTCCCTTTTTTGAGAAGGTTCAGCCGTTGTTTGAGCAAGCAGACCTCGTACTGGGCAACCTTGAGACCACGTTTGGCGGGCCTGAACGGGGGTATAGCGGTTATCCACTATTCAGTGCACCCGATGAGCTGGCAGAAAACTTGAAGCAAGCTGGATTTGATGTGATTACAACGGCAAACAATCATGCTTTAGACAGCGGCGAACAAGGTGTTATCCGCACGATCGAAACATTGGAAGCAGCTGGTTTGCAATCCACTGGGACGTTTCGGTGCTGCCCATGGACGAAATGTTAG
- a CDS encoding MFS transporter has product MRGYISELLSLPRGVKQFLLSEPLLGIAFGLYTLLFNLHLLGVNMTEVEIGKLTALGTFAMAVFAIPCGLLADRVGRKKILVSGLGLIAASYYIIACGSFFHQFLLAQLVWALGMAMMLSAEIPLLFAYCQTKKQQTQTYNMMFAVFTLFTGLGTMLGGLLPRWLDPAHEHYRGTMLVMAATMTLVTLARSFLPAEQQTRSRCGQYRFSFKQSIPSRHVLIFVGFSFFAGAAFSVLVPYFNIIVKFRLEWSDTAVAALLTLNGLVLSAASFLTPYLLERWGLRRISFILFVLTVASSVILAIFLPVWLFIAFFLLRSGAFVAWFNVVEGQSMQTTPDEERSMHASLRSITRNLGSTAAAYLGGIILAYENYWLPFLLSGAVVLGAYIYYRVLMLHSMEKELNKG; this is encoded by the coding sequence TTGAGAGGCTATATCTCTGAATTGCTAAGTTTACCCAGAGGCGTCAAACAATTTTTGCTGAGTGAGCCATTGTTAGGTATTGCTTTCGGGTTGTATACGCTGCTGTTCAACCTTCATCTGTTAGGTGTGAACATGACAGAAGTGGAAATCGGTAAGTTGACGGCTCTGGGCACGTTTGCGATGGCCGTCTTTGCCATTCCTTGCGGCCTTTTAGCCGACCGGGTCGGCCGCAAAAAAATACTGGTCAGTGGCCTTGGTTTGATTGCCGCAAGTTACTATATCATAGCTTGTGGATCTTTTTTTCACCAATTCTTGCTCGCCCAACTGGTCTGGGCTTTAGGAATGGCCATGATGCTGAGCGCTGAGATTCCGTTGTTATTTGCTTATTGTCAAACAAAAAAACAGCAAACTCAAACCTATAACATGATGTTTGCAGTCTTTACCCTCTTTACCGGTCTGGGAACAATGCTTGGGGGCCTCTTGCCACGCTGGCTGGATCCCGCCCATGAGCACTACAGAGGAACGATGCTCGTTATGGCTGCCACCATGACGCTGGTTACACTAGCCAGATCTTTCTTACCAGCTGAACAACAAACACGGAGTCGCTGTGGCCAATATCGCTTTTCCTTTAAGCAATCAATCCCCAGCCGCCACGTGCTCATTTTTGTGGGGTTTTCTTTTTTTGCCGGTGCAGCATTTTCCGTTTTGGTCCCCTACTTTAATATTATTGTCAAGTTCCGCCTGGAATGGTCCGATACAGCAGTAGCTGCACTGTTAACCCTAAATGGACTTGTACTGTCAGCAGCCTCATTTCTTACACCTTACTTGTTGGAGCGGTGGGGATTGCGCAGAATATCCTTTATCTTGTTTGTTTTAACTGTTGCAAGTTCAGTGATCTTAGCCATCTTTTTGCCAGTATGGCTGTTTATTGCCTTCTTTTTGCTTCGCAGCGGTGCCTTTGTGGCATGGTTCAATGTGGTGGAAGGACAAAGCATGCAAACCACACCCGATGAAGAGCGCAGTATGCATGCCAGTTTGCGATCCATTACAAGAAATTTGGGATCTACCGCCGCTGCCTATCTAGGCGGTATTATCCTTGCTTATGAGAACTACTGGCTTCCGTTCCTTTTATCCGGCGCCGTGGTTTTAGGGGCTTACATTTATTACCGTGTCTTGATGCTCCATTCTATGGAAAAAGAATTAAATAAAGGTTGA
- a CDS encoding DUF84 family protein: MMNPLLHMAVGTRSSKKLEFLHAVLEQLDVTAVLYPLNVSSGVSEQPLTSLETKKGSLNRAKHALQAEYRASCAIGIEIGYERDSQGRYSILCWASITDRQGRQVSAQSQPFLLPVYHHNILTKDLPLGQFVDDYVRLSAPHRQQQYLAKMIRDRGPFIRQAIEAALLQYVNYGQFFDN; the protein is encoded by the coding sequence ATGATGAACCCGCTGTTACATATGGCTGTTGGCACGAGATCCTCCAAGAAATTGGAATTCCTTCATGCTGTCCTTGAACAGTTGGATGTCACAGCTGTGCTGTATCCGCTCAATGTGAGCAGTGGCGTTTCGGAACAGCCGCTTACTTCCCTTGAAACGAAAAAAGGCTCCCTCAACCGAGCCAAGCATGCCTTACAGGCTGAATACAGGGCCTCTTGTGCCATTGGCATCGAGATTGGCTATGAACGGGACAGTCAAGGGCGGTACTCTATATTGTGCTGGGCCAGTATAACAGACCGTCAAGGAAGACAAGTCTCAGCCCAGTCTCAGCCCTTCCTTTTGCCGGTTTACCATCACAATATCTTAACTAAAGACCTGCCTCTGGGACAATTTGTAGATGATTATGTGCGTTTAAGTGCTCCTCACAGACAACAGCAGTATCTGGCTAAGATGATTCGAGACCGCGGGCCGTTCATCAGGCAAGCTATTGAGGCTGCCCTGCTCCAATATGTAAACTATGGTCAATTTTTTGACAACTGA
- a CDS encoding carboxypeptidase M32, which produces MRVSQRAVQNAKETLEQLDQKISHFEELISLANWDLQTGAPKKGRAFRSKAVGTLSSEVFQLSLSKEMGECLDTLSQPEAQAQLDEMTRAKVREYKRNYDRSRKIPPEEYKEYVVLTSQAQDIWVEARQKKDFSLFRDTLKKIVDFKKKFIDYYGFEEHPYDALLDEYEPGLTVKTLDQLFGDLRAKTTELLARIQDSANKPRTDIFQQSFDIKQQEAFSRFVLSKLGYDLDAGRLDVSAHPFAVGINTKDVRITTRYMENDMRSAIFGTIHECGHALYEQGVNPKFEGTVLRGGTSMGIHESQSRFLENMVGRSFEFWTYFYEDLKRFFPDQFNDVSIEEFCRAINTVEPSLIRVEADELTYNLHIMIRYEIEKGLMSGELEVDDLPSIWNQKMEEYLGLTPPDDAQGVLQDIHWSFGGFGYFPSYSLGNLYAAQILYTIRKEMSDFYDKIRNGDFLPIREWLRENIHQYGKLYTPQELIKKVTGEDLNAKYLIDYFEEKYSKVYQL; this is translated from the coding sequence TTGCGTGTGAGCCAACGTGCTGTGCAAAATGCAAAGGAAACACTAGAACAGTTGGATCAAAAGATCTCCCATTTTGAGGAATTGATATCCCTGGCCAACTGGGACTTGCAAACCGGGGCTCCTAAGAAAGGACGGGCTTTTCGTTCAAAAGCTGTGGGCACTTTATCTTCCGAAGTGTTCCAACTTTCATTATCCAAAGAGATGGGGGAATGCTTAGACACTTTAAGCCAACCAGAGGCTCAAGCCCAATTAGATGAGATGACCCGGGCTAAAGTGAGAGAGTATAAACGAAACTATGACAGGTCAAGGAAAATACCGCCGGAAGAGTATAAGGAGTATGTGGTTTTAACGTCGCAAGCACAGGACATTTGGGTGGAAGCCAGACAGAAAAAAGATTTTTCTCTGTTCCGGGATACTTTGAAAAAAATCGTTGACTTTAAAAAGAAATTTATTGATTATTACGGATTTGAAGAACATCCTTATGATGCCCTTCTTGATGAATATGAACCCGGCCTCACGGTTAAAACATTAGATCAGCTGTTCGGCGACCTGCGTGCGAAAACGACGGAACTCTTGGCACGCATTCAGGACTCGGCCAATAAACCCCGCACGGACATCTTCCAGCAATCATTTGATATTAAACAACAAGAAGCATTTAGCCGGTTCGTTCTCTCCAAACTAGGTTACGATCTTGATGCTGGCCGCCTGGATGTTAGTGCCCATCCCTTCGCCGTAGGCATTAACACGAAAGATGTGCGCATTACCACCCGTTACATGGAAAACGATATGCGCAGCGCTATTTTTGGCACCATCCATGAATGCGGCCATGCCTTGTATGAACAAGGGGTAAACCCCAAGTTTGAGGGGACTGTCCTGCGCGGGGGCACTTCGATGGGCATTCATGAGTCACAATCCCGGTTCCTGGAAAATATGGTGGGCCGCAGCTTTGAATTTTGGACTTATTTTTATGAGGATCTGAAACGCTTCTTCCCGGACCAGTTCAATGATGTGTCCATTGAAGAATTTTGCCGGGCCATCAATACAGTGGAACCCTCCTTAATCCGCGTAGAGGCAGATGAATTAACCTATAATTTGCATATCATGATCCGCTATGAAATTGAAAAAGGACTGATGTCAGGTGAGCTTGAGGTCGATGATTTGCCGTCCATTTGGAATCAAAAGATGGAAGAATATTTAGGCCTGACACCTCCTGATGATGCACAGGGCGTGCTCCAGGATATACATTGGTCCTTTGGAGGTTTTGGCTATTTTCCATCTTATTCTCTGGGCAATCTGTATGCTGCCCAAATCCTGTACACGATCCGCAAAGAAATGTCAGATTTCTATGATAAAATCCGCAACGGAGACTTTCTGCCCATCAGAGAATGGTTGAGAGAAAACATTCATCAGTACGGTAAATTGTATACTCCCCAAGAACTCATTAAAAAGGTGACTGGGGAAGATTTAAATGCCAAATACCTGATTGATTACTTTGAAGAAAAATACAGCAAAGTCTATCAGCTCTAA
- a CDS encoding DUF3054 domain-containing protein: MLSTVLVGVGDAIILLIFVILGGMEHGMAISPGFVLNTAWPFLLSWFVVGTATGVFRPAVLHQPRQALKTVSITWLVAGILGLAIRGLLEQAVPSVPFILVTLGFNYVLLTGWRVILAFVCSR; encoded by the coding sequence ATGTTGTCGACTGTTCTTGTGGGTGTTGGAGACGCCATCATTTTGCTTATCTTTGTTATATTAGGCGGTATGGAACACGGCATGGCCATCAGCCCCGGTTTTGTGCTCAACACAGCATGGCCTTTCCTGCTCAGCTGGTTTGTGGTCGGCACCGCTACGGGAGTTTTTCGTCCCGCTGTACTTCACCAGCCCAGACAAGCGTTGAAGACAGTATCCATCACTTGGTTGGTGGCCGGTATACTTGGACTGGCCATCAGAGGTTTGCTGGAACAGGCTGTACCATCTGTGCCGTTCATACTGGTCACACTTGGGTTTAATTATGTGCTGCTCACTGGCTGGAGAGTGATCCTCGCCTTTGTCTGCTCCAGATAG